A DNA window from Rhinolophus sinicus isolate RSC01 linkage group LG10, ASM3656204v1, whole genome shotgun sequence contains the following coding sequences:
- the PRKCD gene encoding protein kinase C delta type isoform X2, translated as MAPFLRIAFNSYELGSLQAADEANPPFCAVKMKEALSTERGKTLVQKKPTMYPEWKSTFDAHIYEGRVIQIVLMRAAEEPMSEVTVGVSVLAERCKKNNGKAEFWLDLQPQAKLLMSVQYFLEDGDCKQSLRVEDEAKFPTMIRRGAIKQAKIHYIKNHEFIATFFRQPTFCSVCKDFVWGLNKQGYKCRQCNAAIHKKCIDKIIGRCTGTATNSRDTLFQKERFNIDMPHRFKVYNYMSPTFCDHCGSLLWGLVKQGLKCEGASMNVHHKCQKKVANLCGINQKLLAEALNQVSQRSSRKSDTESAEPVGIYQHFEKKPGVSGDDAPDNGTYGKIWEGSTRCNIENFIFHKVLGKGSFGKVLLAELKGKKEFFAIKALKKDVVLIDDDVECTMVEKRVLALAWENPFLTHLFCTFQTKDHLFFVMEFLNGGDLMYHIQDKGRFELYRATFYAAEIVCGLQFLHSKGIIYRDLKLDNVMLDREGHIKIADFGMCKENILAEKQASTFCGTPDYIAPEILQGQKYSFSVDWWSFGVLLYEMLIGQSPFHGDDEDELFESIRVDTPHYPRWITKESKDILEKLLERDPTKRLGVTGNIKTHPFFKTINWTLLEKRQVEPPFKPKVKSPGDYSNFDQEFLSEKARLSYSDKNLIDSMDQTAFAGFSFVNPKFERLLEK; from the exons ATGGCACCGTTCCTGCGCATTGCCTTCAACTCCTACGAGCTGGGCTCCCTGCAGGCCGCGGATGAGGCAAACCCGCCCTTCTGTGCCGTGAAGATGAAGGAGGCGCTCAGCACAG AGCGTGGGAAAACGCTGGTGCAGAAGAAGCCCACCATGTACCCGGAGTGGAAGTCCACGTTTGATGCCCACATATACGAGGGCCGCGTCATCCAGATTGTGCTGATGCGGGCAGCTGAGGAGCCGATGTCCGAGGTGACAGTGGGCGTGTCAGTGCTGGCCGAGCGCTGCAAGAAGAACAATGGCAAGGCCGAGTTCTGG CTGGACCTCCAACCCCAGGCCAAGTTGTTGATGTCTGTACAGTATTTCCTGGAAGACGGAG ATTGTAAGCAGTCTCTTCGGGTTGAAGACGAGGCCAAGTTCCCAACAATGATCCGCCGTGGAGCCATCAAACAGGCCAAAATTCACTACATTAAGAACCACGAGTTTATCGCCACCTTCTTTAGGCAGCCCACCTTCTGTTCTGTGTGCAAAGATTTTGTTTG GGGTCTCAACAAGCAAGGCTACAAATGCAGGC AATGCAACGCTGCCATCCACAAGAAATGCATCGACAAGATCATCGGCCGGTGCACCGGCACAGCCACCAACAGCCGGGACACCTTA TTCCAGAAAGAACGTTTCAACATTGACATGCCGCACCGGTTCAAGGTGTACAACTACATGAGCCCCACCTTCTGTGACCACTGTGGCAGCCTGCTCTGGGGGCTGGTGAAGCAGGGATTGAAGTGTGAAGGTGCGT CTATGAACGTGCACCATAAGTGCCAGAAGAAGGTTGCCAACCTCTGCGGCATCAACCAGAAGCTCTTGGCCGAGGCGTTGAACCAAGTCAGCCAG AGATCCAGCCGGAAGTCAGACACAGAGTCTGCAGAGCCTGTTGGGATCTACCAGCATTTCGAGAAGAAGCCAGGAGTCTCTGGAGATGATGCCCCAG ACAATGGCACTTACGGCAAGATCTGGGAGGGCAGCACCAGGTGCAACATTGAGAACTTCATCTTCCACAAGGTCCTGGGCAAAGGCAGCTTTGGGAAG GTGCTGCTTGCCGAGCTGAAGGGCAAAAAGGAGTTCTTCGCTATCAAGGCCCTCAAGAAGGATGTGGTTCTGATTGATGATGACGTGGAGTGCACCATGGTGGAGAAGCGGGTGCTGGCGCTCGCCTGGGAGAATCCCTTTCTCACCCACCTCTTCTGCACCTTCCAGACCAAG gaccaCCTGTTCTTCGTGATGGAGTTCCTCAACGGGGGGGACCTGATGTATCACATCCAGGACAAAGGCCGCTTCGAGCTGTACCGCGCCAC GTTTTATGCAGCTGAGATAGTCTGTGGACTACAGTTTCTACACAGCAAAGGGATCATTTACAG gGACCTCAAGCTGGATAACGTGATGCTGGACCGGGAGGGCCACATTAAGATTGCCGACTTCGGGATGTGCAAGGAGAACATCCTGGCGGAGAAGCAGGCCAGCACCTTCTGTGGCACCCCTGACTACATCGCCCCCGAG ATCCTGCAGGGCCAGAAGTACTCGTTCTCTGTGGACTGGTGGTCCTTCGGAGTCCTTCTCTACGAGATGCTCATTGGTCAGTCCCCCTTCCATGGTGACGACGAGGACGAACTCTTCGAGTCTATCCGTGTAGACACACCGCATTACCCCCGCTGGATCACCAAGGAGTCCAAGGACATCCTGGAGAAG CTGCTTGAAAGAGATCCAACCAAGAGGCTGGGAGTGACTGGGAATATCAAAACCCACCCCTTCTTCAAGACCATTAACTGGACGCTGCTGGAGAAACGTCAGGTGGAGCCACCCTTCAAGCCCAAAGTG AAATCCCCTGGAGACTACAGCAACTTTGACCAGGAGTTCCTGAGTGAGAAGGCACGCCTCTCCTACAGTGACAAGAACCTCATCGACTCCATGGACCAGACAGCATTTGCTGGCTTCTCCTTCGTGAATCCCAAATTTGAGAGGCTCCTGGAGAAGTGA
- the PRKCD gene encoding protein kinase C delta type isoform X1 yields MAPFLRIAFNSYELGSLQAADEANPPFCAVKMKEALSTERGKTLVQKKPTMYPEWKSTFDAHIYEGRVIQIVLMRAAEEPMSEVTVGVSVLAERCKKNNGKAEFWLDLQPQAKLLMSVQYFLEDGDCKQSLRVEDEAKFPTMIRRGAIKQAKIHYIKNHEFIATFFRQPTFCSVCKDFVWGLNKQGYKCRQCNAAIHKKCIDKIIGRCTGTATNSRDTLFQKERFNIDMPHRFKVYNYMSPTFCDHCGSLLWGLVKQGLKCEGASMNVHHKCQKKVANLCGINQKLLAEALNQVSQRSSRKSDTESAEPVGIYQHFEKKPGVSGDDAPADNGTYGKIWEGSTRCNIENFIFHKVLGKGSFGKVLLAELKGKKEFFAIKALKKDVVLIDDDVECTMVEKRVLALAWENPFLTHLFCTFQTKDHLFFVMEFLNGGDLMYHIQDKGRFELYRATFYAAEIVCGLQFLHSKGIIYRDLKLDNVMLDREGHIKIADFGMCKENILAEKQASTFCGTPDYIAPEILQGQKYSFSVDWWSFGVLLYEMLIGQSPFHGDDEDELFESIRVDTPHYPRWITKESKDILEKLLERDPTKRLGVTGNIKTHPFFKTINWTLLEKRQVEPPFKPKVKSPGDYSNFDQEFLSEKARLSYSDKNLIDSMDQTAFAGFSFVNPKFERLLEK; encoded by the exons ATGGCACCGTTCCTGCGCATTGCCTTCAACTCCTACGAGCTGGGCTCCCTGCAGGCCGCGGATGAGGCAAACCCGCCCTTCTGTGCCGTGAAGATGAAGGAGGCGCTCAGCACAG AGCGTGGGAAAACGCTGGTGCAGAAGAAGCCCACCATGTACCCGGAGTGGAAGTCCACGTTTGATGCCCACATATACGAGGGCCGCGTCATCCAGATTGTGCTGATGCGGGCAGCTGAGGAGCCGATGTCCGAGGTGACAGTGGGCGTGTCAGTGCTGGCCGAGCGCTGCAAGAAGAACAATGGCAAGGCCGAGTTCTGG CTGGACCTCCAACCCCAGGCCAAGTTGTTGATGTCTGTACAGTATTTCCTGGAAGACGGAG ATTGTAAGCAGTCTCTTCGGGTTGAAGACGAGGCCAAGTTCCCAACAATGATCCGCCGTGGAGCCATCAAACAGGCCAAAATTCACTACATTAAGAACCACGAGTTTATCGCCACCTTCTTTAGGCAGCCCACCTTCTGTTCTGTGTGCAAAGATTTTGTTTG GGGTCTCAACAAGCAAGGCTACAAATGCAGGC AATGCAACGCTGCCATCCACAAGAAATGCATCGACAAGATCATCGGCCGGTGCACCGGCACAGCCACCAACAGCCGGGACACCTTA TTCCAGAAAGAACGTTTCAACATTGACATGCCGCACCGGTTCAAGGTGTACAACTACATGAGCCCCACCTTCTGTGACCACTGTGGCAGCCTGCTCTGGGGGCTGGTGAAGCAGGGATTGAAGTGTGAAGGTGCGT CTATGAACGTGCACCATAAGTGCCAGAAGAAGGTTGCCAACCTCTGCGGCATCAACCAGAAGCTCTTGGCCGAGGCGTTGAACCAAGTCAGCCAG AGATCCAGCCGGAAGTCAGACACAGAGTCTGCAGAGCCTGTTGGGATCTACCAGCATTTCGAGAAGAAGCCAGGAGTCTCTGGAGATGATGCCCCAG CAGACAATGGCACTTACGGCAAGATCTGGGAGGGCAGCACCAGGTGCAACATTGAGAACTTCATCTTCCACAAGGTCCTGGGCAAAGGCAGCTTTGGGAAG GTGCTGCTTGCCGAGCTGAAGGGCAAAAAGGAGTTCTTCGCTATCAAGGCCCTCAAGAAGGATGTGGTTCTGATTGATGATGACGTGGAGTGCACCATGGTGGAGAAGCGGGTGCTGGCGCTCGCCTGGGAGAATCCCTTTCTCACCCACCTCTTCTGCACCTTCCAGACCAAG gaccaCCTGTTCTTCGTGATGGAGTTCCTCAACGGGGGGGACCTGATGTATCACATCCAGGACAAAGGCCGCTTCGAGCTGTACCGCGCCAC GTTTTATGCAGCTGAGATAGTCTGTGGACTACAGTTTCTACACAGCAAAGGGATCATTTACAG gGACCTCAAGCTGGATAACGTGATGCTGGACCGGGAGGGCCACATTAAGATTGCCGACTTCGGGATGTGCAAGGAGAACATCCTGGCGGAGAAGCAGGCCAGCACCTTCTGTGGCACCCCTGACTACATCGCCCCCGAG ATCCTGCAGGGCCAGAAGTACTCGTTCTCTGTGGACTGGTGGTCCTTCGGAGTCCTTCTCTACGAGATGCTCATTGGTCAGTCCCCCTTCCATGGTGACGACGAGGACGAACTCTTCGAGTCTATCCGTGTAGACACACCGCATTACCCCCGCTGGATCACCAAGGAGTCCAAGGACATCCTGGAGAAG CTGCTTGAAAGAGATCCAACCAAGAGGCTGGGAGTGACTGGGAATATCAAAACCCACCCCTTCTTCAAGACCATTAACTGGACGCTGCTGGAGAAACGTCAGGTGGAGCCACCCTTCAAGCCCAAAGTG AAATCCCCTGGAGACTACAGCAACTTTGACCAGGAGTTCCTGAGTGAGAAGGCACGCCTCTCCTACAGTGACAAGAACCTCATCGACTCCATGGACCAGACAGCATTTGCTGGCTTCTCCTTCGTGAATCCCAAATTTGAGAGGCTCCTGGAGAAGTGA